A single Lactuca sativa cultivar Salinas chromosome 8, Lsat_Salinas_v11, whole genome shotgun sequence DNA region contains:
- the LOC111915132 gene encoding protein DETOXIFICATION 16 isoform X1: MGREDEDHIKSPLISIISQENGDGDGDGVFEETQKQLWLAGPLICVSLLQYSLNLISIMFVGHLGELSLSGASMATSFASVTGFSLFMGMACALDTLCGQSYGAKQYHMLGIYMQRAMVILMLVSIPVALIWLNTGSILKAVGQDPDISREAGVYAQFMLPSLFAYGLLQCLVRFLQTQNIVFPMMVSSGIATLLHVLICWLLVFKSGLGTKGAALANSISYWNNVILLALYVKFSSSCAKTWTGFSREAIHGILPFIKLAIPSAVMVCLQCYTCSLEMWSFELIVLLSGLLPNPKLETSVLSICLNTAAVVWMIPFGLSGAVSTRVSNELGAGHPRTARLAVIVVLVVAIVVGILVGSVLILIRNIWGYAYSSEVEVVKYVASLMPILAVSNFIDGLQCVLSGSVRGCGWQKIGAYINLGSYYLVGIPLAVLLAFVLHIGGKGLWFGIICALIVQVASLMTITIRTDWETEAKKAQERVYESTLPMDIVS; the protein is encoded by the exons ATGGGGAGAGAAGATGAGGATCACATAAAGTCACCTCTAATTAGTATTATCTCACAAGAAAATGGAGatggagatggagatggtgtgTTTGAGGAAACGCAGAAGCAGTTATGGTTGGCAGGCCCTCTCATATGTGTCTCCCTCCTACAGTATTCTCTTAACCTCATTTCGATCATGTTCGTTGGTCATCTTGGAGAGTTGTCTCTCTCTGGTGCTTCCATGGCTACCTCCTTCGCTAGTGTCACCGGTTTTAGTTTATTT ATGGGAATGGCATGTGCGTTAGATACGCTATGTGGTCAATCGTATGGAGCAAAGCAGTACCATATGCTAGGCATATACATGCAGAGAGCAATGGTGATACTTATGTTAGTCAGCATACCCGTAGCTCTTATATGGCTCAACACAGGGTCGATCCTAAAAGCCGTGGGTCAAGACCCGGACATATCTAGAGAGGCTGGAGTGTATGCTCAGTTCATGCTCCCAAGCCTTTTCGCTTATGGCCTCCTCCAATGTCTTGTAAGATTTCTACAGACACAAAACATTGTGTTCCCCATGATGGTGAGCTCAGGGATTGCCACTTTGCTACATGTGTTGATTTGTTGGCTTTTGGTGTTCAAATCTGGCCTTGGTACCAAAGGGGCTGCATTGGCTAATTCCATATCGTATTGGAACAACGTCATTTTATTAGCACTTTATGTCAAGTTTTCATCTTCTTGTGCCAAAACTTGGACTGGGTTCTCTAGAGAAGCTATCCATGGTATCCTCCCTTTTATCAAGCTCGCAATACCTTCGGCTGTTATGGTATG TTTACAATGTTATACATGCAGCTTGGAGATGTGGTCATTTGAGCTGATTGTTCTGCTTTCTGGGCTTCTTCCGAATCCTAAATTGGAGACCTCGGTGCTTTCAATTTG TCTTAATACGGCCGCAGTGGTGTGGATGATCCCTTTTGGATTAAGTGGTGCTGTTAG TACGCGGGTATCAAACGAATTGGGAGCTGGACATCCACGCACAGCCCGATTGGCAGTGATTGTTGTCCTAGTAGTGGCTATTGTAGTCGGAATATTGGTTGGATCAGTTCTGATATTGATCCGTAATATATGGGGATATGCATATAGTAGTGAGGTCGAAGTTGTAAAGTATGTAGCATCCTTGATGCCAATTCTAGCGGTATCAAACTTCATAGATGGTCTCCAGTGTGTTCTTTCAG GTTCTGTACGAGGATGTGGTTGGCAAAAGATTGGTGCATACATTAACCTTGGGTCATACTACCTTGTGGGCATCCCTTTAGCTGTTTTACTGGCTTTTGTATTGCATATTGGAGGAAAG GGATTATGGTTCGGGATTATTTGTGCATTGATTGTCCAAGTAGCTTCGTTGATGACCATTACTATACGTACAGACTGGGAGACAGAG GCTAAGAAGGCACAAGAAAGGGTCTATGAGTCTACTTTGCCTATGGACATTGTATCATGA
- the LOC111915132 gene encoding protein DETOXIFICATION 16 isoform X2 produces MGREDEDHIKSPLISIISQENGDGDGDGVFEETQKQLWLAGPLICVSLLQYSLNLISIMFVGHLGELSLSGASMATSFASVTGFSLFMGMACALDTLCGQSYGAKQYHMLGIYMQRAMVILMLVSIPVALIWLNTGSILKAVGQDPDISREAGVYAQFMLPSLFAYGLLQCLVRFLQTQNIVFPMMVSSGIATLLHVLICWLLVFKSGLGTKGAALANSISYWNNVILLALYVKFSSSCAKTWTGFSREAIHGILPFIKLAIPSAVMVCLEMWSFELIVLLSGLLPNPKLETSVLSICLNTAAVVWMIPFGLSGAVSTRVSNELGAGHPRTARLAVIVVLVVAIVVGILVGSVLILIRNIWGYAYSSEVEVVKYVASLMPILAVSNFIDGLQCVLSGSVRGCGWQKIGAYINLGSYYLVGIPLAVLLAFVLHIGGKGLWFGIICALIVQVASLMTITIRTDWETEAKKAQERVYESTLPMDIVS; encoded by the exons ATGGGGAGAGAAGATGAGGATCACATAAAGTCACCTCTAATTAGTATTATCTCACAAGAAAATGGAGatggagatggagatggtgtgTTTGAGGAAACGCAGAAGCAGTTATGGTTGGCAGGCCCTCTCATATGTGTCTCCCTCCTACAGTATTCTCTTAACCTCATTTCGATCATGTTCGTTGGTCATCTTGGAGAGTTGTCTCTCTCTGGTGCTTCCATGGCTACCTCCTTCGCTAGTGTCACCGGTTTTAGTTTATTT ATGGGAATGGCATGTGCGTTAGATACGCTATGTGGTCAATCGTATGGAGCAAAGCAGTACCATATGCTAGGCATATACATGCAGAGAGCAATGGTGATACTTATGTTAGTCAGCATACCCGTAGCTCTTATATGGCTCAACACAGGGTCGATCCTAAAAGCCGTGGGTCAAGACCCGGACATATCTAGAGAGGCTGGAGTGTATGCTCAGTTCATGCTCCCAAGCCTTTTCGCTTATGGCCTCCTCCAATGTCTTGTAAGATTTCTACAGACACAAAACATTGTGTTCCCCATGATGGTGAGCTCAGGGATTGCCACTTTGCTACATGTGTTGATTTGTTGGCTTTTGGTGTTCAAATCTGGCCTTGGTACCAAAGGGGCTGCATTGGCTAATTCCATATCGTATTGGAACAACGTCATTTTATTAGCACTTTATGTCAAGTTTTCATCTTCTTGTGCCAAAACTTGGACTGGGTTCTCTAGAGAAGCTATCCATGGTATCCTCCCTTTTATCAAGCTCGCAATACCTTCGGCTGTTATGGTATG CTTGGAGATGTGGTCATTTGAGCTGATTGTTCTGCTTTCTGGGCTTCTTCCGAATCCTAAATTGGAGACCTCGGTGCTTTCAATTTG TCTTAATACGGCCGCAGTGGTGTGGATGATCCCTTTTGGATTAAGTGGTGCTGTTAG TACGCGGGTATCAAACGAATTGGGAGCTGGACATCCACGCACAGCCCGATTGGCAGTGATTGTTGTCCTAGTAGTGGCTATTGTAGTCGGAATATTGGTTGGATCAGTTCTGATATTGATCCGTAATATATGGGGATATGCATATAGTAGTGAGGTCGAAGTTGTAAAGTATGTAGCATCCTTGATGCCAATTCTAGCGGTATCAAACTTCATAGATGGTCTCCAGTGTGTTCTTTCAG GTTCTGTACGAGGATGTGGTTGGCAAAAGATTGGTGCATACATTAACCTTGGGTCATACTACCTTGTGGGCATCCCTTTAGCTGTTTTACTGGCTTTTGTATTGCATATTGGAGGAAAG GGATTATGGTTCGGGATTATTTGTGCATTGATTGTCCAAGTAGCTTCGTTGATGACCATTACTATACGTACAGACTGGGAGACAGAG GCTAAGAAGGCACAAGAAAGGGTCTATGAGTCTACTTTGCCTATGGACATTGTATCATGA
- the LOC111915132 gene encoding protein DETOXIFICATION 16 isoform X3 — MGREDEDHIKSPLISIISQENGDGDGDGVFEETQKQLWLAGPLICVSLLQYSLNLISIMFVGHLGELSLSGASMATSFASVTGFSLFMGMACALDTLCGQSYGAKQYHMLGIYMQRAMVILMLVSIPVALIWLNTGSILKAVGQDPDISREAGVYAQFMLPSLFAYGLLQCLVRFLQTQNIVFPMMVSSGIATLLHVLICWLLVFKSGLGTKGAALANSISYWNNVILLALYVKFSSSCAKTWTGFSREAIHGILPFIKLAIPSAVMVCLQCYTCSLEMWSFELIVLLSGLLPNPKLETSVLSICLNTAAVVWMIPFGLSGAVSTRVSNELGAGHPRTARLAVIVVLVVAIVVGILVGSVLILIRNIWGYAYSSEVEVVKYVASLMPILAVSNFIDGLQCVLSGSVRGCGWQKIGAYINLGSYYLVGIPLAVLLAFVLHIGGKGLWFGIICALIVQVASLMTITIRTDWETENFFVGIG, encoded by the exons ATGGGGAGAGAAGATGAGGATCACATAAAGTCACCTCTAATTAGTATTATCTCACAAGAAAATGGAGatggagatggagatggtgtgTTTGAGGAAACGCAGAAGCAGTTATGGTTGGCAGGCCCTCTCATATGTGTCTCCCTCCTACAGTATTCTCTTAACCTCATTTCGATCATGTTCGTTGGTCATCTTGGAGAGTTGTCTCTCTCTGGTGCTTCCATGGCTACCTCCTTCGCTAGTGTCACCGGTTTTAGTTTATTT ATGGGAATGGCATGTGCGTTAGATACGCTATGTGGTCAATCGTATGGAGCAAAGCAGTACCATATGCTAGGCATATACATGCAGAGAGCAATGGTGATACTTATGTTAGTCAGCATACCCGTAGCTCTTATATGGCTCAACACAGGGTCGATCCTAAAAGCCGTGGGTCAAGACCCGGACATATCTAGAGAGGCTGGAGTGTATGCTCAGTTCATGCTCCCAAGCCTTTTCGCTTATGGCCTCCTCCAATGTCTTGTAAGATTTCTACAGACACAAAACATTGTGTTCCCCATGATGGTGAGCTCAGGGATTGCCACTTTGCTACATGTGTTGATTTGTTGGCTTTTGGTGTTCAAATCTGGCCTTGGTACCAAAGGGGCTGCATTGGCTAATTCCATATCGTATTGGAACAACGTCATTTTATTAGCACTTTATGTCAAGTTTTCATCTTCTTGTGCCAAAACTTGGACTGGGTTCTCTAGAGAAGCTATCCATGGTATCCTCCCTTTTATCAAGCTCGCAATACCTTCGGCTGTTATGGTATG TTTACAATGTTATACATGCAGCTTGGAGATGTGGTCATTTGAGCTGATTGTTCTGCTTTCTGGGCTTCTTCCGAATCCTAAATTGGAGACCTCGGTGCTTTCAATTTG TCTTAATACGGCCGCAGTGGTGTGGATGATCCCTTTTGGATTAAGTGGTGCTGTTAG TACGCGGGTATCAAACGAATTGGGAGCTGGACATCCACGCACAGCCCGATTGGCAGTGATTGTTGTCCTAGTAGTGGCTATTGTAGTCGGAATATTGGTTGGATCAGTTCTGATATTGATCCGTAATATATGGGGATATGCATATAGTAGTGAGGTCGAAGTTGTAAAGTATGTAGCATCCTTGATGCCAATTCTAGCGGTATCAAACTTCATAGATGGTCTCCAGTGTGTTCTTTCAG GTTCTGTACGAGGATGTGGTTGGCAAAAGATTGGTGCATACATTAACCTTGGGTCATACTACCTTGTGGGCATCCCTTTAGCTGTTTTACTGGCTTTTGTATTGCATATTGGAGGAAAG GGATTATGGTTCGGGATTATTTGTGCATTGATTGTCCAAGTAGCTTCGTTGATGACCATTACTATACGTACAGACTGGGAGACAGAG AACTTTTTTGTGGGTATAGGCTAA